A genomic stretch from Methanobacterium sp. includes:
- a CDS encoding UbiD family decarboxylase yields MREFLNGLEKESKIIRIQEEVSVKFEAAKILRKHPKDIIIFENVKESDMKIISGICNTRDKIARGISVTVPEITKRIMEATENPVPIKNFENVKENYRTQKNPDLSQIPVPTYYKKDGGAYITAGVIIAKDPETGIRNASIHRMLVSGKNKMGVRIVPRNLYTYYKKAEEMDKPLEVAIAIGMHPATLLATTTSVPIITDELEVANNFHEGNMKLIKCENVDLDVPEAEIIMEGKIFPNVRESEGPFVDLTDTYDVIRDEPVIELEKIHYKEDPYYHAIMPAGFEHRILQGLPQEPRIYNAVLNTVPTVQNVVLTEGGCCWLHAAVSIKKQTQGDGKNVLMAAMSAHPSLKHAIVVDEDIDIFNPEDIEYAIATRVKGDEDIMIVPGARGSSLDPCATPDGTTTKVGVDATKPLDKKENEGITLIFCCTSSNQRL; encoded by the coding sequence ATGAGAGAGTTTCTAAATGGTCTTGAAAAGGAATCTAAAATAATAAGGATTCAAGAAGAAGTTTCAGTTAAATTTGAAGCTGCAAAAATATTAAGAAAGCATCCTAAAGACATAATAATCTTTGAAAATGTTAAAGAAAGCGATATGAAGATTATATCAGGTATATGTAACACCAGAGATAAAATAGCCCGTGGAATTTCAGTTACAGTGCCCGAAATCACAAAAAGAATAATGGAAGCAACAGAGAATCCAGTTCCCATTAAAAACTTTGAAAATGTTAAAGAAAACTACAGGACGCAAAAAAATCCTGATTTAAGCCAAATTCCAGTACCCACCTACTATAAAAAAGATGGTGGAGCATACATCACAGCAGGAGTTATAATAGCAAAAGACCCAGAAACAGGAATAAGAAACGCTTCAATTCATAGAATGCTTGTTTCAGGTAAAAACAAAATGGGAGTAAGAATTGTTCCAAGAAATCTTTATACTTACTATAAAAAAGCAGAAGAAATGGATAAACCACTGGAAGTGGCCATAGCAATAGGAATGCACCCTGCAACACTCCTTGCAACCACCACATCAGTCCCTATAATAACAGACGAGCTTGAAGTAGCTAATAACTTCCATGAAGGAAACATGAAGCTAATAAAATGTGAAAATGTGGATTTAGATGTGCCTGAAGCTGAAATAATAATGGAAGGTAAAATTTTCCCAAATGTAAGGGAATCTGAAGGGCCATTTGTAGATTTAACAGATACTTATGATGTTATAAGGGATGAACCAGTCATAGAGCTTGAAAAAATACATTACAAAGAGGATCCATATTATCATGCTATAATGCCTGCTGGATTTGAACACAGAATTTTACAGGGACTTCCACAGGAGCCAAGAATCTATAATGCAGTTTTAAACACCGTTCCCACAGTTCAAAATGTGGTTTTAACTGAGGGGGGCTGCTGCTGGCTTCACGCTGCAGTTTCCATAAAAAAACAGACACAAGGCGATGGAAAAAACGTTTTAATGGCAGCAATGTCTGCTCATCCATCACTAAAACATGCTATTGTTGTTGATGAAGATATTGACATTTTTAATCCTGAAGATATTGAATATGCAATAGCAACAAGAGTTAAAGGTGATGAAGATATCATGATTGTGCCTGGTGCCAGAGGTTCATCACTTGATCCGTGTGCAACACCAGATGGTACAACTACAAAGGTTGGAGTGGACGCAACCAAGCCTTTGGATAAAAAAGAGAATGAGGGGATTACTCTCATCTTCTGCTGTACATCCAGTAACCAGCGCCTATAA
- the purE gene encoding 5-(carboxyamino)imidazole ribonucleotide mutase — protein sequence MKPRVMILIGSASDFAIVEKAIDILETLEIPYDVKIASAHRTHEKVKKIVMKATDEGIEVFIGIAGLSAHLPGMIAANTYKPVVGVPVDVKLGGLDALYASAQMPFGAPVATVGIDRGENGALLAAQIIGIHDEDVRKRVSSMRSSFFGKIQKDEAALIGNIKGDYYSPTSYDIPEDELKNEDLSKESASDELEDIDVAIIAGSYSDIKVAKKTTNFFDKMGLAYDFSVVSPVRHPKRFEEYLKRVKNAKLFIAITGLSSHVTGAIVAYTEKPVIGVPCSIRLDGMDALLSMVNMPPGVPVATLGIDNGGNAAILAGEMMGLMNKDIERDIRRFKGNIKCDH from the coding sequence ATGAAACCAAGAGTCATGATATTAATTGGAAGCGCGTCTGATTTTGCCATAGTCGAGAAAGCTATAGACATTTTAGAAACATTGGAAATACCATATGATGTTAAAATTGCATCAGCGCATCGTACTCACGAAAAAGTAAAAAAAATAGTTATGAAAGCTACTGATGAAGGAATAGAAGTATTTATAGGTATTGCTGGGCTTTCAGCACATTTACCAGGTATGATAGCTGCAAATACATATAAACCTGTGGTGGGAGTTCCAGTAGACGTTAAATTAGGTGGGCTCGATGCTCTTTATGCTTCAGCACAGATGCCTTTTGGAGCACCTGTTGCAACTGTGGGAATTGACCGCGGTGAAAACGGTGCATTGCTTGCTGCACAAATAATTGGAATTCATGATGAAGATGTAAGAAAAAGGGTTTCATCAATGAGATCTTCCTTTTTTGGCAAAATTCAGAAGGATGAAGCTGCTTTGATAGGAAATATCAAAGGAGATTATTATTCTCCAACATCATATGATATTCCAGAAGATGAATTAAAAAACGAAGATTTATCCAAAGAATCTGCATCTGATGAATTGGAAGATATAGATGTGGCCATAATTGCGGGAAGTTACTCTGATATTAAAGTTGCAAAGAAAACCACTAACTTTTTCGATAAAATGGGTTTAGCATATGATTTCAGTGTTGTATCGCCGGTAAGACATCCTAAACGATTTGAAGAATATTTAAAGAGAGTTAAAAACGCTAAATTGTTTATAGCTATAACTGGATTATCATCTCATGTAACAGGAGCCATTGTGGCCTACACCGAAAAGCCAGTAATAGGAGTTCCATGCTCTATAAGGCTTGATGGAATGGATGCATTACTATCAATGGTTAACATGCCTCCTGGAGTGCCTGTTGCAACTTTAGGGATAGATAATGGGGGTAATGCAGCCATACTTGCTGGTGAAATGATGGGGTTGATGAATAAAGATATTGAAAGGGATATCAGAAGATTTAAAGGAAATATTAAGTGTGATCACTGA
- a CDS encoding glycosyltransferase gives MSWIILIFVLLVASIKNRGSDRKMTVSIIIPAYNESKTIEKVINASKSLNYVDEVIVVDDGSLDNTAEVAEKSGAIVIRHATNLGKGSALKTGFKLSKGDIVAFIDADLYNLTSGQIEKIIKPILDGKADITKTKFKRKAGRVTELTAKPLLNFFFPELKFDQPLSGQFAAKKTFLNKIKFEKDYGVDVGIVLDADVRGMRIKEVDIGEIEHSHSSIQGLNKMANEVVRTIVDRAMEYGRISMMDTLGKYIRMCILGLSLTSLGLFSIFFINKIPALIGALLVLIGLFMTLYYMAKLVKRIATVLSKADNRLPTLKSLFYMHFPIIVSGLILVSMIFTLVGSVHVDPGKISIEPASSNLIIWKDPTNIRSEVRGPYTVDSALENEYNIIRMPLEAMSTLEFNYGDSIYINKKKYTINTTRAGEENILRIPYDARNYLSLNAGDIIRDSNIRGTFKDLYAEKALAIDSTFNNTKNFKANEGIFLKSSNEKGRIVNVYVNKQKMLTTYGIFENGEYSIYINNAKYKTIKINKNDSKNVVNIPWGKYTITIDIEGSMDTDTRFATSTEGKFLNLLLKK, from the coding sequence TTGTCATGGATTATTCTAATTTTCGTCTTATTAGTAGCATCTATCAAAAATAGAGGATCAGATAGAAAAATGACCGTTTCTATCATAATCCCTGCATACAACGAGTCAAAAACTATTGAAAAGGTTATTAATGCTTCAAAGAGCCTGAATTACGTTGATGAAGTGATTGTTGTTGATGATGGATCTTTAGATAACACTGCAGAAGTTGCAGAAAAGTCAGGAGCAATTGTTATAAGGCATGCTACCAATTTAGGGAAAGGATCAGCATTAAAAACCGGTTTTAAACTATCAAAAGGAGACATAGTTGCTTTTATAGATGCTGATTTGTATAATTTAACTTCAGGCCAGATAGAAAAAATTATCAAGCCCATATTAGATGGAAAAGCAGATATAACCAAAACAAAATTTAAAAGAAAAGCAGGACGAGTAACCGAATTAACTGCTAAACCTCTTTTAAACTTCTTTTTCCCGGAATTAAAGTTTGATCAGCCATTAAGTGGGCAATTTGCTGCTAAAAAAACTTTTTTAAATAAGATAAAATTTGAAAAAGATTATGGTGTAGACGTGGGAATTGTTCTGGACGCAGATGTAAGGGGGATGAGAATAAAAGAAGTAGATATAGGTGAAATTGAACATTCCCATTCTTCTATCCAGGGATTAAATAAAATGGCTAATGAAGTTGTTAGAACCATAGTTGACAGGGCAATGGAGTACGGTAGAATTTCCATGATGGATACTCTTGGAAAATACATTAGAATGTGCATCTTAGGGCTTTCACTTACATCATTAGGTCTTTTTTCCATATTCTTTATTAATAAGATTCCTGCATTAATTGGCGCACTTCTTGTATTAATTGGGTTATTTATGACATTATATTACATGGCAAAACTTGTAAAAAGAATAGCCACAGTTCTTTCAAAGGCAGATAACAGGCTTCCAACTTTAAAATCACTTTTTTATATGCATTTTCCCATAATTGTGTCTGGTTTGATTTTAGTGTCTATGATTTTCACTTTAGTAGGTTCTGTGCATGTAGATCCTGGAAAAATATCCATAGAACCTGCTTCAAGTAATCTTATAATATGGAAAGACCCTACAAACATTAGAAGCGAAGTTAGAGGACCTTATACAGTAGACAGTGCACTTGAAAATGAATATAATATTATACGAATGCCTTTAGAAGCTATGAGTACATTAGAGTTTAATTACGGAGATTCCATTTACATAAACAAAAAAAAGTACACTATCAACACAACAAGAGCTGGAGAAGAAAATATACTTCGAATACCCTATGATGCCCGTAACTATTTAAGTTTAAATGCAGGAGATATTATAAGGGATAGCAACATCCGAGGAACATTTAAAGACCTTTATGCTGAAAAAGCACTTGCCATAGACTCTACTTTCAACAACACCAAAAATTTCAAAGCAAACGAAGGAATATTCCTAAAATCCAGTAATGAAAAAGGCAGAATAGTAAATGTTTATGTTAATAAGCAAAAAATGTTAACCACCTATGGAATATTTGAAAATGGAGAGTATAGCATTTATATTAACAATGCTAAGTATAAAACCATTAAAATCAATAAAAATGACTCTAAAAATGTTGTTAACATACCTTGGGGAAAATATACAATAACCATTGATATTGAAGGTTCCATGGATACAGATACAAGATTTGCAACATCAACTGAAGGTAAATTTTTAAATTTACTTTTAAAAAAATAG
- a CDS encoding DUF1743 domain-containing protein: METLTPKDLKEKFKDPWIAPYKKVITMVDGDMVELVEYHPCVAGSEWVVYQYEHSSDIVEKAERDGNKHTFLLKAGKSDFNLKASLRAAGIEEVTVEGDEVKVVHAGLAGAGVGAAMCRGMAEGVKRVELYDIGGGSKVGRAAVVTPQLQKVVIGIDDTDTKEEGATWTLANNVGMELSKMGFEYINHVIVQLYPHNPNKTQNCVAIALVFAVKPDEREKLIEEARKMFKKHTLSHKTSMAILDGINVPEKLREYAMSAKKSMITLEEAEKAGGEIGVEFVEVTGPQGKIGALAALGLYNDIKEAVKVYY; this comes from the coding sequence ATGGAAACTTTAACTCCAAAAGACCTTAAAGAAAAATTTAAAGACCCCTGGATAGCTCCATACAAAAAAGTCATCACAATGGTAGATGGGGACATGGTGGAGCTTGTTGAATACCATCCCTGTGTTGCAGGCTCAGAATGGGTTGTTTATCAATATGAACACTCCAGTGACATTGTAGAAAAAGCAGAAAGAGATGGGAACAAACATACATTCCTTTTAAAAGCGGGAAAATCTGATTTTAATCTTAAAGCAAGTCTTCGGGCTGCAGGAATTGAAGAAGTCACTGTTGAAGGTGATGAAGTCAAAGTTGTACATGCAGGACTTGCAGGAGCGGGTGTAGGGGCGGCAATGTGCCGTGGAATGGCAGAAGGAGTAAAAAGAGTTGAATTGTATGATATTGGCGGTGGCTCAAAGGTTGGAAGAGCTGCAGTTGTAACTCCACAGCTTCAAAAAGTTGTAATCGGTATAGATGATACTGATACTAAAGAAGAAGGAGCTACATGGACATTAGCAAATAATGTGGGTATGGAACTTAGTAAAATGGGTTTTGAATATATAAATCACGTTATTGTGCAACTTTACCCGCATAATCCAAATAAAACTCAAAATTGTGTGGCAATAGCCCTTGTTTTTGCCGTAAAACCAGATGAACGGGAGAAACTTATAGAAGAAGCACGTAAAATGTTTAAAAAGCATACATTATCTCATAAAACATCAATGGCCATTTTAGATGGTATAAATGTCCCTGAAAAACTTAGAGAATATGCAATGTCTGCTAAAAAATCTATGATAACTCTTGAAGAAGCTGAAAAGGCTGGAGGAGAAATTGGAGTTGAATTTGTGGAAGTTACAGGTCCTCAGGGCAAAATAGGTGCTCTTGCAGCTCTTGGACTTTACAATGATATAAAAGAAGCTGTAAAAGTCTATTACTAA
- a CDS encoding 6,7-dimethyl-8-ribityllumazine synthase, protein MVKVRIGAVVAEFNYDITQMMLELAKEHAKFLDSEITKVITVPGVFDMPLAIKKLLQEEDIDAVITLGAVIEGATSHDEIVVQHASRKIADLALEYDKPVALGISGPGMTRLEAHQRVEYGKRAVEAAVKMCDRLK, encoded by the coding sequence ATGGTAAAAGTTAGAATAGGGGCAGTAGTAGCGGAATTTAATTATGATATAACTCAAATGATGCTTGAACTTGCTAAAGAGCATGCAAAGTTTTTAGATTCTGAGATAACAAAGGTAATTACAGTACCTGGTGTTTTTGACATGCCTCTTGCAATAAAAAAACTTCTACAGGAAGAAGACATAGATGCAGTTATAACTCTTGGTGCAGTCATAGAAGGTGCAACATCCCACGATGAAATAGTTGTACAGCATGCATCACGTAAAATAGCAGATTTAGCCCTTGAATACGATAAACCTGTGGCACTTGGAATTTCAGGCCCTGGAATGACACGTTTAGAAGCTCATCAGCGTGTTGAATATGGAAAACGTGCTGTGGAAGCTGCTGTTAAAATGTGCGACAGATTAAAATAA
- a CDS encoding cysteine desulfurase → MENANINLRADIPLLEELIYLDAASTTPTPEPVLRAMQDYYRHFNANIGRGAYKTAVKATNKFENAREKIAKFINSKQNEVIFTKNTTEAINLVSNSLEFKKGDSIIVPNIEHHSNFIPWLNLKDKGINLKIIKTNKYGVINPADIEKAVDKTTKLITTTHISNSIGSCQPIYEMGNVAEENDVLYMVDAAQSAGHMKFDAKKTKADFIAFPGHKGLLGPVGTGFLYCKNEVLEQLKPMNLGGGTVSNVTENDFTLEPAPARFEGGTQNIAGIIGLGAAVNYVEDIGIEKIEKHSVKLTKYMYDQICGIDNTICYGDRENVHGIVAFNIENMNSHDVAKILDEIKNICVRSGYHCAIPAIKHIGADALGGTVRASIHYYNTKEEIQILAETVEEISKFAGG, encoded by the coding sequence ATGGAAAATGCAAATATCAACTTAAGGGCAGACATTCCATTACTTGAAGAGCTTATCTATTTGGACGCTGCAAGCACTACTCCCACCCCAGAACCCGTTTTACGTGCCATGCAGGATTATTATCGTCATTTTAATGCAAACATTGGAAGGGGCGCTTATAAAACTGCAGTTAAAGCAACCAACAAATTTGAAAATGCCCGGGAGAAAATCGCAAAATTCATAAATTCTAAACAAAACGAAGTTATATTCACAAAAAACACTACTGAAGCTATAAATCTGGTTTCAAACAGTTTGGAATTTAAAAAAGGCGATTCAATAATTGTTCCTAATATAGAACACCATTCTAATTTTATCCCATGGCTTAATTTAAAAGATAAGGGCATTAATTTAAAAATTATAAAAACAAATAAATATGGCGTGATAAATCCTGCAGATATTGAAAAAGCTGTAGATAAAACTACAAAACTTATTACTACTACTCATATTTCAAATTCCATAGGTTCATGCCAGCCAATTTATGAAATGGGAAATGTTGCAGAGGAAAATGATGTTTTATACATGGTTGATGCTGCTCAATCTGCAGGACACATGAAATTTGACGCAAAAAAAACTAAAGCAGATTTTATTGCATTTCCTGGCCATAAAGGATTACTGGGGCCAGTTGGAACCGGATTTTTGTATTGTAAAAATGAAGTTTTAGAACAGCTTAAACCAATGAATTTAGGTGGAGGAACCGTATCAAATGTAACTGAAAATGATTTCACCCTTGAACCTGCTCCTGCAAGATTTGAAGGCGGCACTCAAAATATAGCAGGTATTATTGGTCTTGGAGCTGCCGTAAATTACGTGGAAGATATTGGCATTGAAAAAATCGAAAAACATAGTGTCAAACTCACTAAATACATGTATGATCAAATTTGTGGTATAGATAACACTATTTGCTATGGTGATCGGGAAAATGTTCATGGAATAGTGGCTTTTAATATAGAAAACATGAATTCGCATGATGTTGCTAAAATATTGGATGAAATTAAAAATATTTGTGTTAGAAGCGGTTATCATTGTGCAATTCCAGCAATAAAGCATATTGGTGCAGATGCTCTTGGTGGAACAGTTAGAGCATCGATTCATTATTATAATACTAAAGAAGAAATACAGATACTTGCAGAAACTGTAGAAGAAATTTCTAAATTTGCTGGAGGTTAA
- a CDS encoding NAD-dependent isocitrate dehydrogenase, which translates to MYKIAVIPGDGIGKEVMEATLHILEAIDVEFDYTFADAGDEYQEVSGIALPQETIDIVKNSQACLFGAAGESAADVIVKLRQELDLYVNLRPVKSYPGTKSLHDDLDFVIVRENTEGLYIGIEEETEDGATALRVITRKASERICKFAFDYAKKTGRSKVTAVHKANVLKKTDGLFRDTFYDVAGDYSDIETDDRYVDATAMFFITNPHMFDVIVTTNLFGDILSDEGAGLVGGLGLIPSANIGENTGIFEPVHGSAPRHAGKNTANPSAMILSAVLMLDYIEEHDAARTIEHALIEVLSENKIVTKDLGGNASTMEMAREVRNKIEEK; encoded by the coding sequence ATGTATAAAATAGCAGTAATACCCGGCGACGGTATAGGAAAAGAAGTAATGGAAGCCACATTACATATTTTAGAAGCAATAGACGTTGAATTTGATTACACATTTGCAGATGCAGGAGATGAATACCAAGAAGTATCAGGAATTGCTCTGCCACAAGAAACCATTGATATAGTAAAAAATTCCCAGGCATGTTTATTTGGAGCTGCCGGAGAATCCGCAGCAGACGTTATTGTAAAATTAAGGCAGGAGTTGGATCTTTATGTTAATTTAAGGCCTGTTAAGTCTTATCCTGGTACTAAGAGTCTTCATGATGATTTGGATTTTGTTATTGTGAGGGAGAATACTGAGGGGCTTTATATTGGTATTGAGGAGGAAACTGAAGATGGAGCTACTGCTTTAAGGGTTATAACTCGGAAAGCGAGTGAGAGGATTTGTAAGTTTGCTTTTGATTATGCTAAAAAGACAGGTAGGAGTAAGGTTACTGCTGTTCATAAGGCTAATGTGCTTAAAAAGACTGATGGGCTTTTTCGCGATACTTTTTATGATGTAGCGGGAGATTACAGTGATATTGAGACTGATGATCGTTATGTGGATGCTACGGCCATGTTTTTCATCACTAATCCTCATATGTTCGATGTAATCGTAACCACAAACTTATTCGGAGATATACTCTCAGATGAAGGCGCAGGACTCGTAGGAGGACTAGGACTAATACCCTCAGCAAACATAGGAGAAAACACAGGTATATTTGAACCAGTACATGGATCAGCACCACGCCACGCCGGTAAAAATACAGCAAATCCTTCTGCTATGATTTTATCTGCAGTTTTAATGTTGGATTATATTGAAGAGCATGATGCAGCCCGTACCATTGAACATGCTTTAATAGAAGTTTTAAGCGAAAATAAAATTGTAACTAAGGACCTTGGTGGAAATGCATCCACAATGGAAATGGCCCGCGAAGTTAGAAACAAAATAGAAGAAAAATAA
- a CDS encoding 3-isopropylmalate dehydratase small subunit yields the protein MKGKTWKFGNDIDTDLILPGRYLVLRDPKDLAEHLMEGADPEFPKKVKNGDLIVGGTNFGCGSSREHAPIAIKGAGVSAVIAESFARIFYRNAVNIGLPLIEIKNISKHVSEGDEIEIDMEKGILMNLNTGEEFEIKGLPDFMLEILNEGGLIPYLKGHIDEIKEK from the coding sequence ATGAAAGGAAAAACATGGAAATTTGGCAACGATATTGATACTGATCTTATCCTTCCTGGAAGATACCTGGTATTAAGAGATCCCAAAGACCTTGCAGAACATTTAATGGAAGGTGCAGACCCTGAATTTCCAAAAAAAGTTAAAAATGGAGATTTAATAGTTGGAGGCACAAATTTTGGCTGTGGTTCATCAAGAGAACACGCACCAATTGCAATTAAAGGTGCAGGTGTTTCTGCAGTAATTGCAGAATCATTTGCAAGAATATTCTACAGAAATGCAGTAAATATTGGTCTTCCACTTATAGAAATCAAAAACATCTCTAAACATGTGTCTGAAGGAGATGAAATTGAAATAGATATGGAAAAAGGTATTTTAATGAATTTAAATACTGGCGAAGAGTTTGAAATCAAAGGACTGCCAGATTTCATGCTTGAAATCCTTAATGAAGGAGGATTAATTCCATATCTAAAAGGCCATATCGATGAAATAAAAGAAAAATAA